The following coding sequences are from one Deltaproteobacteria bacterium window:
- a CDS encoding alpha/beta fold hydrolase, which translates to MPLLSVNDTELYYEVHGRGTPLLFLSETHCDGEVWKIHQVPEFARDHQVITMDYRGTGQSGKPPVPYTTRMFAEDAMTLLDHLGAGEAVVCGHSMGGRVAQVMALDHPARIKALVLASTGAAYPHTKGIPLKIATEMVEWGYEKYVRDHSILVGFTEEFAERHPDRVENYLRVRMANMGPVEFYFRHLLARQGHDTSGRLGDIRCPTLILVGEDDRNVTSDLSHRTSSETLEKGIPGARLVVLSGERHSYFFANPDAAHAAMRDFLQRA; encoded by the coding sequence ATGCCCCTGCTGTCCGTCAACGACACCGAACTCTACTACGAGGTCCACGGCCGAGGCACGCCCTTGCTCTTCCTGAGCGAGACTCACTGCGACGGCGAGGTGTGGAAGATCCACCAGGTGCCGGAGTTCGCCCGCGACCACCAGGTCATCACCATGGACTACCGCGGCACGGGACAGTCCGGGAAGCCGCCCGTACCCTACACGACGCGGATGTTCGCGGAGGACGCCATGACCCTCCTCGACCACCTCGGCGCGGGCGAGGCCGTCGTCTGCGGCCATTCCATGGGCGGCCGGGTGGCGCAGGTCATGGCGTTGGACCATCCCGCGAGGATCAAGGCGCTCGTCCTGGCGTCCACCGGCGCGGCCTATCCTCACACCAAGGGCATTCCGCTCAAGATCGCAACCGAGATGGTGGAATGGGGGTATGAGAAATACGTCCGCGACCACTCCATCCTCGTGGGATTCACCGAGGAATTCGCCGAGCGCCATCCGGACCGGGTGGAGAACTACCTGCGCGTGCGCATGGCCAACATGGGGCCGGTGGAGTTCTACTTCCGCCATCTGCTGGCGCGGCAAGGGCACGACACCAGCGGCCGCCTCGGCGACATCCGTTGCCCCACCCTGATCCTCGTCGGCGAAGACGACCGCAACGTCACCAGCGACCTGTCCCACCGGACGTCGTCGGAAACCCTCGAGAAAGGCATACCCGGAGCCCGCCTCGTGGTACTGTCCGGGGAACGCCACAGCTACTTTTTCGCCAACCCGGACGCGGCTCACGCCGCGATGCGAGACTTCCTTCAGCGCGCCTGA
- a CDS encoding response regulator: MPRSVRPRILIADSYTSQQEALSKHLQELSPVIDVLGVNEGRDALSRIEGQEIHLFLVNGFLKGPLNGFELCRAIRKQGVHRHTPIILILSGALIPEHRRALAAGADLLLHAPVEKQELWRMVVLLLNEAARRRKPDSASADESEIAVIELKPTMRILH, translated from the coding sequence ATGCCACGTAGCGTACGACCCAGAATTCTCATTGCGGACAGCTACACAAGCCAGCAGGAAGCACTGTCAAAGCATCTGCAGGAACTGTCGCCGGTCATCGACGTCCTGGGCGTCAACGAGGGCCGCGACGCGCTGTCCCGGATCGAAGGGCAGGAAATTCACCTGTTCCTCGTGAACGGCTTCCTCAAGGGCCCGCTCAACGGCTTCGAACTCTGCCGCGCCATTCGGAAGCAGGGCGTGCACCGGCACACTCCGATCATCCTGATCCTGTCGGGCGCTCTCATACCCGAGCATCGTCGTGCGCTCGCCGCGGGCGCCGATCTTCTGCTGCACGCGCCGGTGGAAAAGCAGGAGCTGTGGCGCATGGTGGTGCTGTTGCTGAACGAGGCCGCCCGCCGAAGAAAGCCTGACTCCGCGTCGGCGGACGAGTCCGAGATTGCGGTCATCGAGCTCAAGCCCACCATGCGGATCCTGCACTGA
- a CDS encoding aldo/keto reductase has translation MEYRQLGSSGLRVSAIGLGTNRFGSPKLPQEQVSAIMDAAVELGVNFIDTSNSYQDGRSEETLGAAMKGRRDRFVVATKFFFPTGDGPNDRGTSRYHLMNAVEGSLRRLRTDHIDVYYIHRWDASTPIEETQRALDDLIRQGKVRYIGASDFASWQLARANVVAEFRGWTAFAVLQSHYHMLEREVEREVLPYCGAHGVGFVPYFPLAGGFLTGKYVKGEKPPPGSRGETQRYVQQYMTDRHYDTVARLTGWAEARGKGMNELAQCWLLAQPRVCSVISGATRLAQFRDNAKAAEWALSSQELAEVGEMLGE, from the coding sequence GTGGAGTACCGTCAGCTTGGATCTTCGGGTTTGCGGGTGTCGGCCATCGGACTGGGCACCAATCGGTTCGGTTCTCCGAAGCTGCCGCAGGAGCAGGTGAGCGCCATCATGGACGCGGCGGTGGAACTGGGCGTCAACTTCATCGACACGTCCAACAGCTACCAGGACGGACGTTCCGAGGAGACGCTGGGCGCGGCGATGAAGGGCCGCCGGGACCGCTTCGTGGTGGCCACCAAGTTCTTCTTCCCCACGGGCGACGGGCCCAATGACCGGGGCACGTCGCGCTACCATCTCATGAACGCCGTGGAGGGAAGCCTTCGGCGTCTCCGGACCGACCACATCGACGTCTACTACATCCACCGTTGGGACGCGTCGACGCCCATCGAGGAGACCCAGCGGGCGCTGGACGACCTGATCCGCCAGGGGAAGGTCCGCTACATCGGCGCCTCCGATTTCGCGTCGTGGCAACTGGCGCGGGCCAACGTCGTCGCCGAGTTCCGCGGCTGGACGGCGTTCGCCGTGCTCCAGTCCCACTACCACATGCTGGAACGGGAGGTGGAGCGGGAGGTGCTCCCCTATTGCGGCGCCCACGGCGTGGGTTTCGTGCCGTATTTCCCGCTGGCCGGCGGGTTCCTCACGGGCAAGTACGTCAAGGGCGAGAAGCCGCCGCCCGGCTCCCGCGGCGAAACCCAGCGCTACGTGCAGCAGTACATGACCGACCGCCACTACGACACCGTGGCCCGGTTGACCGGCTGGGCGGAAGCGCGGGGGAAGGGCATGAACGAGCTGGCGCAGTGCTGGTTGCTGGCGCAGCCGCGGGTGTGCTCGGTGATCTCGGGCGCCACCCGCCTGGCGCAGTTCCGGGACAATGCCAAGGCCGCGGAATGGGCGCTCTCGTCCCAGGAACTCGCGGAGGTCGGCGAGATGCTCGGTGAGTGA
- a CDS encoding SDR family NAD(P)-dependent oxidoreductase, with translation MQWDMERDSAFVTGGGSGIGQAIALKLGEQKVRVAVADVDGAKAEDTAARITAGGGTALPLTLDVTRSAEVNAAIARTHDEFGDLAYLMNVAGISQQKPVHEISDADWAHMIDVHLNGTFYCIRAALPLMMEARFGVIASLSSMHGLKGQEWASHYSAAKAGIAALTKAVAREVAEHGIRINALAPGPIDTPMWRRGLTGEALERRKSERSKMVPMGRLGEPSEVADLAVFLLSPASSYMTGQIVGVNGGELMP, from the coding sequence ATGCAGTGGGACATGGAACGCGACAGCGCATTCGTGACGGGCGGCGGCAGCGGCATCGGCCAGGCCATCGCCCTCAAGCTCGGAGAGCAGAAGGTCCGGGTGGCCGTCGCCGACGTGGACGGCGCCAAGGCCGAGGACACCGCCGCGCGCATCACCGCCGGCGGCGGCACCGCCCTGCCCCTGACCCTGGACGTCACCCGCTCGGCCGAGGTCAACGCCGCCATCGCCAGGACCCACGACGAGTTCGGCGATCTCGCGTACCTCATGAACGTGGCCGGCATCTCGCAACAGAAGCCCGTGCACGAGATCAGCGACGCGGACTGGGCGCACATGATCGACGTGCACCTGAACGGCACCTTCTACTGCATCCGCGCGGCCCTGCCGCTGATGATGGAAGCGAGGTTCGGGGTCATCGCGAGCCTGTCGTCCATGCACGGGCTCAAGGGGCAGGAATGGGCGTCCCACTATTCCGCGGCCAAGGCGGGCATCGCGGCCCTCACCAAGGCCGTGGCGCGGGAGGTTGCGGAGCACGGCATCCGCATCAACGCCCTGGCCCCCGGGCCCATCGACACACCCATGTGGCGCCGCGGCCTCACCGGGGAGGCCCTGGAGCGGCGCAAGTCGGAACGCTCCAAGATGGTGCCCATGGGGCGGTTGGGCGAGCCGAGCGAAGTGGCCGACCTGGCGGTGTTCCTGCTGAGCCCGGCCAGCAGCTACATGACCGGACAGATCGTGGGCGTGAACGGCGGCGAACTGATGCCCTGA
- a CDS encoding PA0069 family radical SAM protein has protein sequence MTSQSKTSVGGRGSSGNPRNRFESITLVPDDAPSGPATTFLRDTSRSIIAYNDSPDVGFDASVNPYRGCEHGCIYCYARPTHEYLGFSAGLDFESRILVKEAAPDLLRKELSSPRWKPQVVAMCGVTDPYQPVERRLELTRGCLQVLAAFRNPAAVVTKNHLVTRDVDVLGELAARDAAVVFISVTTLDRDLCGRMEPRASQPHLRLDAIRTLKRAGIPVGVIVAPVIPALTDHELPAILAAVAEAGAASAGYSLVRLPFGVKDLFERWLEENYPDRKDKVLHRIREIRGGKLNDAGFKTRMRGQGIFAEQVEALFDGACRKLGLSRRSWRLSTAAFRRPTAQLGLFDGD, from the coding sequence ATGACAAGCCAATCCAAGACCAGCGTCGGTGGCCGTGGGAGCAGCGGCAATCCCCGGAACCGTTTCGAGTCTATTACGTTGGTCCCGGATGATGCCCCAAGCGGCCCGGCGACCACGTTTCTCAGGGATACCTCCCGGTCCATCATCGCGTACAACGACAGCCCCGACGTGGGCTTCGACGCCAGCGTCAACCCGTACCGCGGGTGTGAGCACGGTTGCATCTACTGCTATGCACGGCCGACGCACGAATACTTGGGCTTCTCCGCCGGCCTGGATTTCGAGTCCAGGATCCTGGTGAAGGAGGCCGCGCCCGACCTCCTGAGGAAAGAGCTGTCCTCGCCCCGCTGGAAGCCCCAGGTGGTGGCCATGTGCGGGGTGACCGACCCCTATCAGCCCGTGGAGCGTCGGCTGGAGCTGACCCGCGGCTGCCTCCAGGTGCTGGCCGCGTTCCGCAATCCGGCGGCCGTGGTCACCAAGAACCATCTGGTGACCCGCGACGTGGACGTGCTCGGGGAACTGGCGGCGCGCGACGCCGCGGTGGTGTTCATCTCGGTGACGACGCTGGACCGGGACCTCTGCGGACGCATGGAGCCGCGCGCCTCCCAACCCCATCTTCGTCTGGACGCCATCCGGACGCTCAAGCGGGCGGGCATTCCCGTTGGCGTCATCGTGGCGCCGGTGATCCCGGCCCTCACCGACCACGAGTTGCCGGCGATTCTGGCGGCCGTCGCCGAAGCCGGAGCCGCCAGCGCCGGCTACTCGCTGGTGCGCCTGCCCTTCGGCGTCAAGGACCTGTTCGAGCGCTGGCTGGAAGAGAACTATCCCGACCGCAAGGACAAGGTGCTGCACCGCATCCGGGAGATTCGCGGCGGCAAGCTCAATGACGCCGGCTTCAAGACCCGCATGCGCGGGCAGGGGATCTTTGCCGAGCAGGTGGAGGCGCTGTTCGACGGCGCCTGCCGGAAGCTGGGTCTGTCGCGCAGAAGCTGGCGACTGTCCACGGCAGCGTTCCGGCGCCCGACCGCGCAGCTCGGACTCTTCGATGGGGACTGA
- a CDS encoding xanthine dehydrogenase family protein subunit M, giving the protein MAAETMRPFHYLAPRRLDEALALLTPEAVPLAGGTDLFLRMERRQALPDTIVDLKGIPGLDEIEAGRDGLRIGALALMETLAATPAVGADYAALAEAARVVGSIQTRNRATVGGNLANASPAADTATPLIALGAAAEAATASGTREMPVAHLFLGPGRAALRDGELLTAIHVPAMPARSGSAFQRCVRTAMDIAVVNCAAFVRLDGDDPDTVEEARIALGAVGPTPLRAASAESCLAGARLDERVVEEAGECAASDARPIDDVRASADYRREMVRVLTRRAIWSAFRRARGEA; this is encoded by the coding sequence ATGGCCGCTGAAACCATGAGGCCTTTCCACTACTTGGCTCCGCGCCGCCTCGACGAGGCGCTGGCATTGCTGACCCCCGAGGCGGTCCCCTTGGCTGGAGGGACCGATCTCTTTCTCAGGATGGAGCGCCGGCAGGCGTTGCCGGACACCATCGTGGACCTCAAAGGGATTCCGGGTCTGGACGAAATCGAGGCCGGCCGCGACGGCTTGCGAATCGGCGCCCTGGCCTTGATGGAGACTCTTGCGGCGACGCCGGCGGTCGGTGCCGACTACGCCGCCCTGGCCGAAGCGGCGCGGGTGGTGGGCTCCATCCAGACCCGCAACCGGGCCACGGTCGGGGGCAACCTCGCCAACGCCTCTCCCGCCGCGGACACGGCAACGCCGCTGATCGCCCTGGGCGCGGCCGCGGAGGCCGCGACCGCGAGCGGAACACGGGAGATGCCGGTGGCACATCTGTTCCTGGGTCCCGGCCGCGCGGCGCTGCGGGACGGCGAGCTTCTGACGGCGATTCACGTCCCGGCCATGCCTGCCCGCTCCGGCAGCGCGTTCCAGCGTTGCGTGCGCACCGCCATGGATATCGCGGTGGTGAACTGCGCCGCCTTCGTTCGCCTGGACGGGGACGACCCCGACACCGTCGAGGAGGCGCGCATCGCTCTCGGCGCGGTGGGGCCCACGCCGTTGCGGGCGGCGTCGGCGGAGAGCTGTCTGGCGGGCGCCCGGCTGGACGAGCGCGTCGTGGAGGAAGCAGGCGAGTGTGCCGCCTCCGACGCCCGGCCCATCGACGACGTGCGCGCGAGCGCGGACTATCGCAGGGAGATGGTCCGGGTCTTGACCCGACGGGCCATCTGGAGCGCGTTCCGGCGCGCGCGAGGCGAGGCTTGA
- a CDS encoding (2Fe-2S)-binding protein, with the protein METPRIRITVTVNGEPYQEDLPATRSLLDFLRDDLGLTGTKEGCGEGECGACSVILDGRLVDACLIFAAEADGRHVETVEGLADGEALHPLQRTFASAGAAQCGFCTPGMLVAGKALLDGNPSPTREDVAHGIAGNLCRCTGYGTIIQAVMEAAEES; encoded by the coding sequence ATGGAGACCCCACGCATCCGCATCACGGTGACCGTCAACGGCGAGCCGTACCAGGAGGACCTGCCGGCCACCCGCTCGCTGCTGGATTTCCTGCGCGACGACCTGGGCCTCACCGGTACCAAGGAGGGGTGCGGCGAGGGGGAATGCGGCGCCTGCTCCGTGATCCTCGACGGACGGCTGGTGGACGCCTGTCTGATCTTCGCGGCGGAAGCGGACGGCCGGCACGTGGAGACCGTGGAGGGGCTGGCCGACGGCGAGGCGCTGCACCCGCTGCAGCGCACCTTCGCTTCGGCCGGAGCGGCCCAGTGCGGCTTTTGCACCCCGGGCATGCTCGTGGCGGGCAAGGCCCTGCTGGACGGCAATCCTTCCCCCACCCGCGAGGACGTGGCCCACGGCATCGCCGGCAACCTGTGCCGCTGCACCGGCTACGGCACCATCATCCAGGCGGTCATGGAGGCAGCGGAGGAATCATGA
- a CDS encoding xanthine dehydrogenase family protein molybdopterin-binding subunit: MRVVGQELPRVEILEKVTGQSMFGADVLPGDRVLAGKMVLSPHPHARITAIRTERAERLPGVKAVVTAADLPDVRYGRFVRDEAYFATTKARYAGDRIAAVAAVDEETAEEAVRLIEVDYEVLPSVTSGLEAMAPDAPLLHEDYAEYWSQPDLDRRGNVCGHKQIVRGDVERGFADADRIFEHRFHVPMVHQTYIEPHTATARFDASGKATVWASTQAQFPLRAAIAQILRMPMTKVRVIPTEIGGGFGGKLSPTVEPAAVALARKARRPVRIVMSRSEDFQTTNPRHPFHLRYKTGVKNDGTITAREIEVVLGTGFSAGSGVMISQGAAVRAPGPYRIPNLKIDSYCVYTNTSTCGAYRGPAGPQLAFASESQMDIIARELSIDPVEMRLRNALEDGDETPAGVRLDDVHAKETLLKAAEALNAAPKPRGKNVGRGMAMAHWLVGGMASSAGVKLNEDGTVAILTGLVDLSGASTSLAQIAAEVLGVSLADVHVRTADTDFAPHSTLSAGSQALKSMGGAVLLAAREAKRQIQQVAADKLEADPGDLELDGNNVFVKGSPERSVTLREVGQLALEHARGPIVSTQSVSQLTPHPAIAAHAAEVEVDPETGHVRIHRYVAAQDVGTAVNPLSVRGQIEGGVMQGLGQALSEACTFTDGKMDNPNLLDYKIFSALDAPPVEVHLIQHPCATGPLGAKGVGEPPIIPPPAVIANAVHDAVGVRIHDLPVTPEKIVRALRAKQAEQQP; encoded by the coding sequence ATGAGAGTCGTCGGTCAGGAGCTTCCCAGGGTCGAGATTCTGGAGAAGGTCACCGGACAGTCGATGTTCGGCGCGGACGTCTTGCCCGGCGACCGGGTTCTTGCCGGCAAGATGGTGCTGAGCCCGCACCCCCATGCGCGCATCACCGCCATCCGCACCGAGCGCGCCGAGCGCCTGCCGGGTGTCAAGGCGGTGGTGACGGCCGCCGACCTGCCGGACGTCCGCTACGGCCGCTTCGTGCGCGACGAGGCGTACTTCGCCACCACCAAGGCGCGCTATGCCGGCGACCGCATCGCCGCGGTGGCGGCGGTGGACGAGGAGACCGCGGAGGAAGCCGTGCGGCTCATCGAAGTGGACTACGAGGTGCTGCCCTCGGTCACCTCCGGGCTGGAGGCCATGGCGCCGGACGCGCCGCTGCTGCACGAAGACTACGCCGAATACTGGTCGCAGCCGGATCTGGACCGGCGCGGCAACGTGTGCGGCCACAAGCAGATCGTGCGCGGCGACGTGGAGCGCGGGTTCGCCGACGCCGACCGGATCTTCGAGCACCGTTTCCACGTGCCCATGGTGCACCAGACCTACATCGAGCCGCACACCGCCACGGCGCGCTTCGATGCCTCGGGCAAGGCCACGGTGTGGGCGTCCACCCAGGCCCAGTTCCCGTTGCGCGCGGCCATCGCGCAGATCCTGCGGATGCCCATGACCAAGGTCCGGGTCATCCCCACCGAGATCGGCGGCGGCTTCGGCGGCAAGCTGTCGCCCACCGTCGAGCCCGCGGCGGTGGCCCTGGCGCGCAAGGCGCGCCGTCCGGTGCGCATCGTCATGAGCCGGAGCGAGGACTTCCAGACCACCAACCCGCGCCATCCGTTCCACCTGCGCTACAAGACCGGTGTGAAGAACGACGGCACCATCACGGCGCGGGAGATCGAGGTGGTGCTTGGGACCGGTTTCTCCGCCGGTTCGGGCGTCATGATCAGCCAGGGCGCGGCCGTGCGGGCGCCGGGCCCCTATCGCATCCCCAACCTCAAGATCGACAGCTACTGCGTCTACACCAACACGTCCACGTGCGGCGCCTACCGGGGGCCGGCCGGGCCGCAGCTCGCCTTCGCCTCCGAGTCGCAGATGGACATCATCGCCCGGGAGCTGAGCATCGACCCGGTGGAGATGCGCTTGCGCAACGCCCTGGAAGACGGCGACGAGACCCCGGCCGGCGTCCGACTCGACGACGTGCACGCGAAGGAGACACTGCTCAAGGCGGCGGAGGCCCTGAACGCGGCCCCGAAACCGCGGGGAAAGAACGTCGGGCGGGGCATGGCCATGGCCCACTGGCTCGTGGGCGGCATGGCGTCCAGCGCCGGCGTCAAGCTCAACGAGGACGGCACCGTTGCCATCCTCACGGGCCTGGTGGACCTGAGCGGCGCCAGCACATCCCTGGCACAGATCGCCGCGGAAGTGCTCGGCGTATCCCTAGCCGACGTGCACGTGCGCACGGCGGACACCGACTTCGCGCCCCACTCCACCCTCAGCGCGGGCAGCCAGGCGCTCAAGAGCATGGGCGGGGCGGTGCTCTTGGCGGCACGGGAGGCGAAGCGGCAGATCCAGCAGGTGGCTGCGGACAAGCTCGAGGCCGACCCCGGCGACCTGGAGCTCGACGGCAACAACGTGTTCGTCAAGGGGAGCCCGGAGCGTTCCGTGACGCTGCGCGAGGTGGGCCAACTGGCCCTGGAGCACGCACGCGGCCCCATCGTGAGCACCCAGTCCGTGTCACAGCTCACGCCGCATCCGGCCATCGCCGCTCACGCGGCCGAGGTGGAGGTGGACCCGGAGACGGGGCACGTGCGCATCCATCGCTACGTGGCGGCGCAGGACGTCGGCACCGCGGTCAATCCGCTGTCGGTGCGCGGTCAGATAGAAGGCGGGGTCATGCAGGGGCTGGGGCAGGCGCTCAGCGAGGCGTGCACCTTCACCGACGGGAAGATGGACAACCCCAACCTGCTGGACTACAAGATCTTCAGCGCGCTGGACGCCCCGCCGGTGGAAGTGCACCTGATACAGCACCCCTGCGCCACGGGGCCCTTGGGCGCCAAGGGCGTGGGCGAGCCGCCCATCATTCCGCCGCCCGCGGTCATCGCCAACGCCGTCCATGACGCGGTCGGCGTGCGCATCCACGACCTTCCGGTCACGCCGGAGAAGATCGTCCGCGCACTAAGGGCCAAGCAGGCGGAGCAGCAACCGTAG
- a CDS encoding AMP-binding protein, whose protein sequence is MTPSEPIAPTRNFVCLLEETAACCPEKPALVCADETLTYKVLHERAAGFARNLANRGVRPGDRVALVLPNHWSFAAAMLGIWKLGATAVPLSPLLKSEEREAILADVDPSLVVERMDAGAGVWTTAKEGAAPAHFGYSSGSTGRPKGAVFSHAALTFANHSWADMMAVVPEDVVLSVLPLPHSFGLNGSLLAPLLRGATVVLPGGFAPDKVLAAMPEHRVTLFLGVATMFRRLLSAPEFAGADLSSLRLSVSGAAPCPWDLASEWRRRAGHRILRGYGMTELFRPISYLAYEAEDRPECIGRAVPGVDIRVVADEGTAACEGDVGELWIRTPAALQGYWNDPAPVLEDGWFRTGDLARISAGGFVEITGRLRERILRGGYSVFPQEVEAVLAEHPDVAEAAVVGVPHPELGEEVAAFVVVKQGASTGTGTLAAYCADRLARFKYPRHIRLVSELPKGATGKVIKAELLRGWRTTTSSFD, encoded by the coding sequence ATGACGCCTTCCGAACCTATCGCGCCGACACGAAACTTCGTCTGCCTGCTGGAGGAAACCGCCGCGTGCTGCCCGGAGAAGCCCGCGCTGGTCTGCGCTGACGAGACGCTCACCTACAAGGTGCTGCACGAACGCGCCGCGGGGTTCGCTCGGAATCTTGCGAACCGGGGCGTCCGGCCCGGCGACCGGGTGGCGCTGGTGCTGCCCAATCACTGGAGCTTCGCGGCGGCAATGCTGGGCATTTGGAAGCTCGGCGCCACCGCGGTGCCTTTGAGCCCGCTGCTGAAGTCCGAGGAGCGGGAGGCGATCCTGGCGGACGTGGATCCGTCCTTGGTGGTCGAGAGGATGGACGCGGGCGCGGGGGTGTGGACCACGGCGAAGGAGGGTGCCGCGCCGGCCCACTTCGGCTACAGCTCCGGCAGCACCGGCCGGCCCAAGGGTGCCGTGTTCAGCCACGCGGCCCTGACCTTCGCGAACCACTCATGGGCGGACATGATGGCGGTGGTGCCCGAAGACGTGGTCTTGTCGGTGCTGCCGCTGCCCCATTCCTTCGGTCTGAACGGCTCTCTGCTGGCTCCGCTGCTCAGGGGCGCCACCGTGGTGCTGCCCGGCGGATTCGCCCCGGACAAGGTGCTCGCGGCCATGCCGGAGCACCGCGTCACGCTGTTCCTGGGGGTGGCCACCATGTTCCGGCGGCTCTTGAGCGCGCCGGAGTTTGCGGGCGCGGACCTTTCGTCCCTCCGCCTGTCGGTGTCAGGCGCCGCGCCGTGTCCTTGGGACCTGGCTTCCGAATGGCGCCGCCGGGCCGGCCACCGCATCCTCCGGGGTTACGGCATGACGGAGTTGTTCCGGCCCATTTCGTATCTGGCGTACGAGGCGGAAGACCGGCCGGAATGCATCGGGCGCGCGGTTCCGGGCGTCGACATCCGGGTGGTGGCGGACGAGGGCACGGCGGCCTGCGAAGGAGACGTGGGAGAACTCTGGATCAGGACCCCGGCCGCGCTGCAAGGGTACTGGAACGATCCCGCGCCGGTGCTGGAGGACGGCTGGTTCCGCACCGGCGATCTCGCCCGGATCTCCGCCGGCGGGTTCGTGGAGATCACCGGACGCTTGCGGGAGCGTATCCTCCGGGGCGGCTATTCGGTCTTCCCCCAGGAAGTCGAGGCGGTGCTGGCCGAGCACCCGGACGTTGCCGAGGCCGCGGTGGTGGGGGTGCCGCACCCGGAGCTGGGCGAGGAGGTAGCCGCGTTCGTGGTGGTGAAACAGGGTGCCAGTACGGGGACCGGCACCCTGGCGGCCTACTGTGCGGACCGGCTGGCCCGCTTCAAGTACCCGCGGCACATCCGCCTCGTGTCCGAGCTGCCCAAGGGGGCCACCGGAAAGGTGATCAAGGCGGAGTTGCTGAGGGGTTGGCGTACGACTACTTCTTCGTTTGACTGA
- a CDS encoding AAA family ATPase, protein MSANFIAFDDIWPRVIEELAASDPVPDEALPVYLVRDLSGRVTVTVSDTVEAGSEACAALERFADRLSGRLGAHARPAESAVLHVSDRLLHTLSATATEIEGFPRVYRVERLMTEGGWWTVTAPADALHPLRCTLFSVKGGVGRSTTLAFLAQHLARSGERVLAVDLDLESPGLSPTLLEPERCARFGVTDWFVEELVGQGERVVPDMLAAPAWAQECEGEVFVAAAHGATPGEYLAKLGRVYVSSRDASWTLRLQNLLGQLEKTVAPTISLIESRSGLHDIAAAAVTDLDAEVLLFAAGGESTWLDYGVLFNHWNQQRLSRHIRDRLAIVAALAPHDGREAHMRDFRVRAWDLFRNHLYDAVEGHEVTDDTVGAVPDAEDAFSFDLNERNAPHAPLEINWTRGLVAGAPIMNLDEPILLSAYGRFVEPFAERILSRRAGEQA, encoded by the coding sequence ATGAGCGCGAATTTCATTGCCTTTGATGACATCTGGCCTCGCGTCATCGAGGAGTTGGCCGCGTCGGATCCGGTGCCGGATGAGGCGCTGCCGGTTTACCTCGTGCGTGACCTGTCCGGCAGGGTGACAGTCACCGTGTCGGATACCGTCGAGGCGGGGAGCGAGGCCTGCGCAGCGCTGGAACGGTTTGCAGACCGCCTCTCAGGCAGGCTTGGCGCCCACGCCCGCCCGGCAGAATCGGCCGTGCTCCATGTGAGCGACCGACTGCTCCACACGTTGTCTGCCACGGCAACCGAGATCGAGGGCTTCCCGAGAGTGTATCGCGTGGAGCGGCTCATGACCGAGGGCGGCTGGTGGACGGTGACCGCGCCGGCGGATGCCTTGCACCCCCTCCGTTGCACGCTGTTCTCCGTCAAGGGCGGCGTCGGTCGCAGCACGACCTTGGCGTTTCTCGCACAGCATTTGGCGCGAAGCGGCGAGCGTGTCCTCGCCGTGGACCTCGACCTCGAGTCGCCGGGGCTGTCGCCGACCCTGCTTGAACCGGAGCGTTGTGCCCGATTCGGCGTGACCGACTGGTTCGTGGAAGAACTCGTAGGGCAGGGCGAGCGTGTCGTCCCGGACATGCTCGCCGCCCCGGCCTGGGCTCAGGAGTGCGAGGGGGAGGTGTTTGTTGCAGCAGCGCACGGAGCCACTCCGGGGGAGTATCTGGCGAAGCTGGGCCGGGTGTACGTGTCGAGCCGGGATGCATCGTGGACACTGCGTCTGCAAAACCTCCTGGGTCAACTGGAGAAGACCGTTGCGCCGACGATCTCCTTGATCGAAAGCCGCAGCGGCCTGCACGACATCGCGGCGGCCGCTGTAACCGACCTGGATGCTGAGGTTCTGTTGTTCGCGGCCGGAGGAGAAAGTACTTGGCTTGACTACGGCGTGCTCTTCAACCACTGGAACCAACAGCGACTGAGCCGGCATATCCGGGATCGGCTGGCCATCGTCGCCGCGCTTGCGCCGCATGACGGTAGAGAAGCCCACATGCGGGACTTCCGAGTGAGGGCTTGGGACCTGTTCCGGAATCATCTCTACGATGCCGTGGAGGGCCACGAAGTCACCGATGACACGGTCGGGGCAGTTCCAGACGCGGAGGACGCATTTTCGTTCGATCTGAACGAACGAAACGCGCCGCACGCGCCGCTGGAAATCAACTGGACGCGAGGGCTGGTGGCAGGGGCGCCGATCATGAACCTGGACGAGCCCATTCTGCTGTCCGCATACGGACGGTTCGTCGAGCCTTTCGCCGAACGGATTCTCTCGCGACGTGCGGGTGAACAGGCATGA